One segment of Manihot esculenta cultivar AM560-2 chromosome 4, M.esculenta_v8, whole genome shotgun sequence DNA contains the following:
- the LOC110614062 gene encoding TBC1 domain family member 22B encodes MENNDNSSSSLDSRFNQTLKNVQGLLKGRSIPGKILLTRRTDPPEDPGLQEQSPSFGRSLSENDVGTSDRIDVSRGAEARSASKVNNNSTANKLKPVLSNIETTSKDVLKSPMGARSTDSTRVMKFTKELSTTTVILERLRELAWSGVPPYMRPTIWRLLLGYAPPNSDRREGVLRRKRLEYLDSVAQFYDIPDTERSDDEVNMLRQISVDCPRTVPDVTFFQQEQVQKSLERILYTWAIRHPASGYVQGINDLATPFLVVFLSEHLQGDINNWSISDLSPDKISDIEADCYWCLSKLLDGMQDHYTFAQPGIQRLVFKLKELVRRIDEPVSRHMEEHGLEFLQFAFRWFNCLLIREIPFHLVTRLWDTYLAEGDALPDFLVYIYASFLLTWSDKLQKLDFQEMVMFLQHLPTHNWTHQELEMVLSRAYMWHSMFNSSPSHLAS; translated from the exons ATGGAGAACAACGATAACAGCAGTTCAAGTCTCGATTCAAGATTCAACCAGACCCTAAAAAATGTCCAAGG gttGCTTAAAGGTCGTAGTATTCCTGGTAAAATATTACTGACTAGGAGAACAGATCCACCAGAGGATCCAGGCCTACAAGAACAATCTCCTAGTTTTGGAAGGAGCCTCTCAGAGAATGATGTCGGTACAAGTGATCGAATAGACGTGTCGAGGGGG GCTGAAGCCCGGAGTGCAAgcaaagtaaataataattcaaCTGCAAACAAGTTGAAACCTGTGTTGTCCAATATTGAGACTACGTCCAAGGATGTTCTGAAGTCTCCCATGGGGGCTAGATCTACAGATtctacaagagtaatgaagttcaCTAAGGAGctatccacaacaacagtaatTTTAG AGAGATTGCGTGAGTTAGCATGGAGTGGTGTACCACCATATATGCGGCCCACCATTTGGAGGCTTCTCTTG GGATATGCACCACCTAATTCAGATAGAAGGGAGGGGGTTTTGAGAAGGAAGCGGCTTGAGTATCTTGATTCTGTTGCTCAGTTTTATGACATTCCAGATACTGAACGTTCAGATGATGAGGTCAACATGCTTCGCCAG ATTTCTGTTGATTGTCCGAGAACTGTACCTGATGTCACATTTTTCCAACAAGAACAAGTTCAGAAATCCTTGGAGCGCATTCTTTATACATG GGCAATTCGACATCCTGCAAGTGGATATGTTCAGGGAATAAATGATCTTGCTACTCCTTTTCTGGTTGTTTTCTTGTCTGAACACTTACAAGGAGACATCAATAACTGGTCCATATCTGATCTATCTCCGGATAAAATCTCTGACATCGAGGCTGATTGTTATTGGTGCCTGTCAAAGCTGCTAGATGGCATGCAAGACCACTACACTTTTGCTCAACCTGGGATACAGAGACTTGTGTTTAAGTTGAAGGAATTGGTCAGGAGGATTGATG AACCTGTTTCAAGGCACATGGAGGAGCATGGGCTTGAATTTCTTCAATTTGCTTTTCGCTGGTTCAATTGTCTTTTAATACGCGAG ATCCCTTTTCATCTCGTTACCCGCCTGTGGGATACATACCTTGCCGAAGGAGATGCATTGCCAGATTTCCTTGTGTATATATATGCCAGTTTTCTTTTGACG TGGTCAGATAAGCTTCAGAAACTTGATTTCCAAGAGATGGTGATGTTTCTTCAGCACCTTCCAACTCACAACTGGACTCACCAAGAGCTGGAGATGGTACTTTCTAGAGCATATATGTGGCATAGCATGTTCAACAGCTCCCCCAGCCACTTGGCCAGTTAG